A single window of Caldicellulosiruptor bescii DSM 6725 DNA harbors:
- a CDS encoding phenylacetate--CoA ligase family protein, which yields MIWSEYEKLNRKQYEELQLERLKRTVERVYENVPFYRKKFDEIGVKPHHIKNLKDIRLLPFTTKDDLRENYPYGLFTVPLSKIVRIHASSGTTGKPTVVGYTKHDMEVWTEVVARIVTAAGVREHDIAQIAFGYGLFTGAFGLHQGLERVGATVIPISSGNTEKQLMVMQDFGATVLVCTPSYALYIDEVANELGIDKSRIKLRLGLFGAEASTVEMRREIEKKWGLFATENYGLSEIIGPGVSGECEYREGLHINEDHFYPEIINPDTGEVLEEGETGELVLTTITKEGMPLIRYRTRDITSLIYEPCKCGRTNVRMTSVKGRTDDMLIIRGVNVFPSQIESVLMGIEGIGPHYQLVVTKKGYLDDLEVHVELVDGKLLERYAELEKLENKIKHRIFTVLGLNVKVKLVEPKTLERTTGKAKRVIDLRNKTN from the coding sequence ATGATATGGTCTGAATATGAAAAACTCAATAGAAAACAGTATGAAGAACTGCAGCTTGAAAGACTTAAAAGAACGGTAGAAAGGGTTTATGAAAATGTTCCTTTTTACCGTAAAAAATTTGATGAAATAGGAGTAAAGCCACATCATATTAAGAATTTAAAAGATATTCGGCTTCTTCCCTTCACAACTAAGGATGACCTGAGAGAAAACTATCCGTATGGTCTTTTTACTGTCCCTCTTTCAAAAATTGTTAGAATTCATGCCTCCTCAGGCACAACAGGTAAGCCAACCGTTGTAGGATATACAAAACATGACATGGAAGTGTGGACAGAGGTTGTTGCAAGAATAGTCACAGCAGCAGGTGTCAGAGAACATGATATTGCTCAGATTGCTTTTGGTTACGGACTCTTTACTGGTGCTTTTGGACTTCACCAGGGTTTAGAGAGAGTTGGTGCAACAGTAATTCCAATTTCAAGTGGTAATACTGAAAAGCAGCTTATGGTTATGCAGGATTTTGGTGCTACAGTTTTGGTATGTACACCGTCTTATGCACTTTACATAGACGAGGTTGCAAATGAACTTGGCATTGATAAGTCAAGGATAAAACTAAGACTGGGCCTTTTTGGTGCAGAAGCTTCAACAGTTGAGATGAGAAGAGAGATTGAAAAGAAGTGGGGACTTTTTGCAACAGAAAATTATGGACTTTCTGAAATAATTGGTCCAGGGGTTTCTGGAGAGTGTGAATATAGAGAAGGGTTACATATAAATGAAGACCATTTCTATCCTGAGATAATAAATCCCGACACAGGAGAGGTTCTTGAAGAAGGAGAAACAGGAGAGCTTGTATTAACAACCATTACAAAAGAAGGTATGCCTCTTATAAGATATAGAACAAGGGATATCACCTCACTTATATATGAGCCATGCAAGTGCGGAAGGACAAATGTGAGAATGACATCTGTTAAAGGAAGAACAGATGATATGCTAATAATCCGAGGTGTCAATGTATTTCCCTCTCAGATAGAAAGTGTTCTAATGGGAATTGAAGGTATAGGTCCTCACTATCAACTTGTTGTCACAAAGAAAGGATATTTGGATGATTTGGAAGTTCATGTAGAGCTTGTTGATGGAAAACTTTTGGAAAGATATGCTGAACTCGAGAAATTAGAAAATA